From the genome of Papaver somniferum cultivar HN1 chromosome 2, ASM357369v1, whole genome shotgun sequence, one region includes:
- the LOC113350475 gene encoding uncharacterized protein LOC113350475 has translation MSTQFRCTLHKHYLQYKQDGTERENPHHQVKQEDWEKLCTWFESDEFQTSSTQGKKSRQANTTIHCTGSKPFARYREEMGKMLELRAAPTPEGSTPLTDAQICEEVIGVRSGYVKGLGHGYEKPSSSSIEYNAELGEALRREDDTEKRNKELEERVDDQNRTIQGLVTDTMDIRRMLLEMQGNRQSTPENSQSTPENRQTTS, from the exons ATGAGTACACAGTTCAGATGCACACTTCACAAACACTACCTGCAGTACAAACAAGATGGAACAGAACGGGAAAACCCGCATCATCAGGTTAAGCAGGAGGATTGGGAGAAACTTTGCACTTGGTTTGAGTCTGATGAGTTTCAG ACAAGTAGCACTCAAGGTAAAAAAAGTCGACAAGCGAATACAACCATTCATTGTACAGGGTCAAAACCTTTTGCCCGCTATAGAGAGGAAATG GGTAAAATGCTTGAACTCCGAGCTGCGCCTACACCTGAAGGTTCAACACCCTTGACCGATGCTCAAATATGTGAGGAAGTGATAGGTGTAAGATCCGGTTATGTCAAGGGTCTTGGTCATGGGTATGAAAAACCTAGCTCGTCTAGCATCGAATATAATGCGGAGTTAGGCGAAGCTCTTAGGAGGGAAGATGACACAGAGAAGAGAAATAAGGAACTTGAAGAAAGAGTTGATGATCAAAATCGCACAATACAGGGGCTGGTAACTGACACAATGGATATAAGAAGAATGTTGCTTGAAATGCAGGGAAACCGTCAAAGCACTCCTGAGAACAGTCAAAGTACTCCTGAGAACCGTCAAACCACCTCTTGA
- the LOC113352830 gene encoding uncharacterized protein LOC113352830, which translates to MDKSWMQGKSRLHPAYKRGLNEFIKIVRDHTDSMGRTCFPCARCKNGHLDPIQVVEDHLQDFGIHKDYTLWIHHGEDYEIVSDDDDVDEEETHGYTNNGVSELLEDVCARAKNNECSGTQDSCENIDMFDSLLKDACESLYPNCKNFSKLEFVMRLMHIKIMNHMNNKSFQMILDLIKAAFPEGETLPNTYYEAKKLLRNLGLGYTVIHACRYDCALFWKENENLENCPKCNEPRYEILEKDTEKGENVFMHPTDSKIWQELDENHKWFARDSRNVRLGIASDGFIPSNDLNGKPHSIWPVIVVPYNLPPWRCMREPFIFLTLLIPGPNSPGNDIDVYLRTLIDELKELWEIGVKTFDADSKEVFQLHVALLWTINDFPAYGNLYGWSTHGYLACALEVIEKQDFGKAPNTKKRKCYDFELNWTKKSIFFELPYWKTNKLRHNVDVMHVEKNICDSVVGTLMDIEKKTKDTIRSRADLERLGLKKELHLTKRGNKLIKPPASYTLSVPERKILCEWLKSVKFPDGYASNIARCVKEKDGKVSGMKSHDCHVFLQRILPVALRGFLPKNISSALVELGVFLKELCSKTLRLEVLEKMEKDVSVLLCKLEQIFPPAFFDIMVHLIVHLPHEAILGGPVQYRWMYPIERYLRTLKQYVRNKARPEGSIAEAYINNECLTFCSMYLHGIETRFNREYRNDDGGSGEPIKELSVFSNDARPLGAAKNTTYGRTRKEDPRNVDMRHEKYFSKWFEERVNRLREENSPNVSDEMYSLAVGPDSRVVRYSGCITNAIRFHTRDREVNLRTQNSGVVVKGEHQSNVADFYGVLIDVLELSYLYGNKVFLFRCDWWDTDKRRKNIVTDSHFTSLNFSQTWYKDDPFVLADQVQQVFYLKDLKLRGKWFVVQHVMPRNVYDVLEKEVGPEPNNDEAYQQDEHFTTENIEQDNSGNA; encoded by the exons ATGGATAAGAGTTGGATGCAAGGAAAATCTAGGTTGCATCCTGCATATAAAAGAGGTCTTAATGAATTTATCAAGATTGTTCGCGATCACACAGATAGCATGGGAAGGACTTGTTTCCCTTGTGCCCGATGCAAAAATGGTCATTTAGATCCCATTCAGGTGGTTGAAGATCACTTGCAAGAttttggaatacacaaggattataCACTATGGATACACCATGGAGAAGATTATGAAATTGTctctgatgatgacgatgttgatgaggaagaaaCACACGGTTATACAAATAATGGGGTTAGTGAACTTCTTGAAGATGTGTGTGCCAGAGCAAAAAACAATGAATGTTCAGGTACACAAGATAGTTGTGAAAACATAGATATGTTTGACAGTCTCTTGAAGGATGCCTGCGAGTCTTTGTATCCTAATTGCAAGAATTTTTCGAAGTTAGAGTTTGTTATGAGGTTGATGCATATCAAGATAATGAATCACATGAATAACAAGTCATTCCAGATGATCCTTGATTTAATTAAAGCAGCATTTCCTGAAGGTGAGACACTTCCAAACACCTATTACGAGGCTAAGAAACTATTGAGGAACCTTGGACTTGGTTATACAGTAATTCATGCATGCAGATACGACTGTGCACTTTTCTGGAAGGAAAATGAGAATCTTGAAAACTGTCCCAAGTGTAATGAGCCGAG ATATGAAATATTGGAAAAAGATACAGAAAAGGGAGAAAATGTGTTTATGCATCCAACAGATTCTAAAATTTGGCAAGAGCTCGATGAGAATCACAAGTGGTTTGCCAGAGATTCACGTAATGTCCGACTTGGCATTGCAAGCGATGGGTTTATTCCATCTAATGACCTCAATGGAAAACCACATAGTATTTGGCCTGTAATTGTTGTTCCGTATAATTTGCCACCTTGGAGATGCATGAGAGAGCCCTTCATATTTTTGACTCTACTAATACCAGGGCCTAACAGTCCCGGAAATGATATCGACGTTTATCTAAGGACACTGATAGATGAATTAAAAGAGTTATGGGAAATTGGTGTGAAGACTTTTGATGCAGATTCAAAGGAAGTATTTCAGCTTCATGTTGCGTTGTTATGGACGATCAATGATTTTCCTGCATATGGGAACTTGTATGGATGGAGTACTCATGGGTATCTAGCTTGCGCA CTAGAAGTCATCGAGAAACAAGATTTTGGGAAGGCACCGAACACCAAAAAGAGAAAATGTTATGATTTTGAGTTAAATTGGACAAAAAAGAGTATTTTTTTCGAATTGCCATATTGGAAGACTAATAAGTTGCGTCACAATGTTGATGTTATGCATGTGGAGAAAAATATTTGTGATAGTGTTGTAGGAACGCTGATGGACatagagaagaaaactaaagatACGATAAGATCTAGAGCAGACCTGGAAAGATTGGGTTTGAAGAAGGAGCTGCATCTAACTAAGAGAGGTAACAAGTTAATCAAGCCACCTGCATCTTATACTTTATCGGTTCCAGAGAGAAAAATATTATGCGAGTGGTTGAAGTCGGTGAAGTTTCCTGACGGCTATGCCTCAAACATTGCTCGGTGTGTAAAGGAAAAAGATGGTAAGGTATCCGGAATGAAGAGCCATGATTGTCATGTATTTCTACAACGGATTCTTCCTGTTGCACTGCGTGGTTTCCTGCCGAAAAATATATCTAGTGCATTAGTTGAGCTTGGTGTTTTCTTAAAGGAATTGTGTTCGAAGACACTAAGACTGGAAGTACTAGAGAAAATGGAAAAGGATGTTTCCGTACTACTATGCAAGTTGGAGCAGATTTTTCCACCAGCATTTTTTGATATTATGGTTCACTTGATAGTTCACTTACCACATGAAGCTATTCTTGGTGGACCCGTGCAATATCGTTGGATGTACCCAATTGAAAG GTATTTACGCACACTAAAGCAATATGTACGAAACAAGGCACGACCTGAAGGTTCCATTGCCGAGGCATACATCAACAACGAATGTCTTACTTTTTGCTCTATGTATCTACATGGAATTGAAACACGTTTCAACCGGGAATATCGAAATGACGATGGTGGATCTGGAGAACCAATTAAGGAGCTGAGTGTTTTCTCAAATGATGCTCGACCTCTTGGAGCTGCTAAAAAT ACAACATATGGAAGAACTAGAAAGGAAGACCCTCGGAATGTGGATATGAGAcatgaaaaatatttttctaaatgGTTTGAAGAACGG GTAAATCGTTTACGAGAAGAGAATTCTCCTAATGTTTCAGATGAAATGTATTCACTAGCAGTTGGCCCTGATTCACGCGTAGTGCGATATAGTGGGTGTATCACTAATGCAATACGATTTCATACAAGGGATCGGGAAGTAAACTTGCGAACACAGAATAGTGGTGTTGTAGTAAAGGGGGAGCACCAGTCTAATGTTGCTGATTTTTATGGTGTGTTAATAGATGTCTTAGAGCTAAGTTACCTGTATGGAAATAAAGTTTTTCTTTTCAGATGTGATTGGTGGGACACCGAcaagagaaggaaaaatattGTCACCGATAGCCACTTCACTAGTCTTAACTTCTCTCAGACATGGTACAAAGACGATCCTTTTGTTCTTGCTGACCAAGTGCAACAAGTTTTCTACCTTAAAGACCTTAAACTGCGCGGAAAATGGTTTGTTGTTCAGCATGTAATGCCTCGGAATGTTTATGATGTCTTAGAGAAAGAGGTTGGGCCAGAACCAAACAATGACGAGGCATATCAGCAAGATGAACACTTCACAACAGAAAACATAGAACAAGATAATTCTGGAAATGCATAA